A stretch of Dermochelys coriacea isolate rDerCor1 chromosome 6, rDerCor1.pri.v4, whole genome shotgun sequence DNA encodes these proteins:
- the LOC119856548 gene encoding phosphatidylserine decarboxylase proenzyme, mitochondrial-like isoform X2, translating to MAIPRLSLRRPLPRVPGHALRLCSWQILKPFTHAGLQPTSKAVYRRAPTRLLSRLWGVLTGLALPRWLWRPLLALYVWAFSVNMAEAAEEDLSSYRSLGELFRRPLKPWVRPIALHDMVSPADGCIVHLGRVRRNRLEQVKGVTYSLESFLGPQDWREGRGLSPWWHRGHRLYQCVIYLAPGDYHRFHSPTNWHIQHRRHFPGSLMSVSPSVVRWIPGLFCHNERVVLSGEWAHGFFSLTAVGATNVGSIRIYCDQDLRTNCACHVQGRYHDRSYLACAGPAGVPAPKGASLGEFNLGSTIVLLFQGPRRFGFHTSAGRRVRVGQALGSL from the exons ATGGCCATCCCCAGGCTCTCCCTGCGGCGCCCTCTACCCCGGGTGCCTGGCCATGCCCTGCGGCTCTGCTCCTGGCAGATTCTCAAGCCCTTCACCCatgctgggctgcagcccaccagcaag GCCGTGTACCGCCGCGCCCCCACCCGGCTGCTCTCACGACTCTGGGGGGTGCTGACTGGGCTGGCGCTGCCCCGCTGGCtgtggcgccccctgctggcgcTCTACGTCTGGGCCTTCTCCGTCAACATGGCCGAGGCGGCTGAGGAAGATCTGAGCAGCTACCGCAGCCTTGGGGAGCTCTTCCGGCGCCCGCTCAAGCCCTGGGTGCGTCCCATCGCACTCCATGACATG GTCAGCCCAGCAGACGGCTGCATCGTGCACCTGGGCCGGGTGCGGAGGAACCGCCTGGAGCAGGTGAAGGGGGTGACATACTCCCTGGAGAGCTTCCTCGGGCCCCAGGACTGGAGAGAAG GCCGAGGTCTCTCCCCATGGTGGCACCGGGGGCATCGGCTCTATCAGTGCGTCATCTATCTGGCGCCGGGCGACTACCACCGCTTCCACTCGCCCACCAACTGGCACATCCAGCACCGCCGGCACTTCCCTG GGTCCCTGATGTCGGTGAGCCCGAGTGTGGTGCGCTGGATCCCGGGGCTGTTCTGCCACAACGAGCGGGTGGTGCTGAGCGGGGAATGGGCCCACGGCTTCTTCTCCCTGACTGCTGTGGGGGCCACCAACGTGGGCTCCATCCGCATCTACTGTGaccag GACCTTCGCACCAATTGCGCCTGCCACGTGCAGGGCCGCTACCATGACCGCAGCTACTTGGCCTGCGCGGGGCCAGCCGGGGTCCCCGCACCCAAGGGGGCCAGCCTGGGCGAGTTCAACCTGGGCTCCACCATCGTCCTCCTTTTCCAGGGGCCCCGGCGCTTTGGCTTCCACACCAGTGCTGGGCGCAGGGTGCGTGTGGGGCAGGCGCTGGGCAGCCTATGA
- the LOC119856570 gene encoding zinc finger protein 883-like isoform X2 yields the protein MTGIMSDPAPAPGFPDPAGISRMEQGEEPRVLDLQGSEEREIPRGAYTACARMEENPQREGPAGTESYGSPKQGEGRPDWETVCESPLQEILVHQRTHMGEKPYKCPECGKSFHQSSHLIRHQRIHTGERPYKCGECGKAFSQSSLLTRHQRTHTGERPYKCPDCGKSFSRGSNLSQHQRIHTGERPYKCTECGKSFTLSSHLIRHQRTHTGERPYKCSECGKAFAESSHLRQHRRTHRCEPPYKCPDCGRAFALSLDFVQHVREHTERRPYHCGACGRCFPLSSALSQHRKSHHRPPAAPKAHPCGVCGKVFRKSSHLVTHRRVHTGEKPFACAECGHGFSQSADLAKHRRTHTGERPYHCPECGKSFSVSSTLVKHQRSHKGERPYPCPECGKRFSQSSNLMQHQRSHRGHRPYRCTECGKAFAQSSALLQHHRTHTGEKPFACLQCGKAFSLSSNLRQHRRTHREDRPYQCPECGKSFARSTLLIRHQRIHTGEKPYKCGECGKSFYQSSNLAQHWRTHTEEKPYSCPDCGRGFRHNAHLAQHRRTHTGERPFPCAQCGKAFSQRSNLLQHRRTHTGERPFVCTHCGKGFGDSSNLLQHLRTHTPERPYQCPECGRSFRHGKHLTQHRSLHTGQKSHCCPDCGKGFNWSSHLAQHRRIHTGERPYQCPQCGKAFTQRSNLLQHQALHRPAQDLAEQLQMNHVA from the exons ATGACTGGGATCATGTctgaccctgcccctgccccaggattCCCAGACCCGGCCGGGATCTCCCGCATGGAGCAAGGGGAAGAGCCCAGGGTCTTGGATCTCCAGGGCTCTGAGGAAAGGGAGATCCCGAGAGGTGCCTACACAG CATGTGCCAGGATGGAGGAGAATCCCCAGCGGGAAGGGCCTGCAGGAACGGAGTCTTATGGGAGCCCCAAGCAGGGGGAGGGCCGGCCCGATTGGGAGACAGTGTGCGAGAGCCCCCTGCAGGAGATCCTAGTGCACCAGCGCACCCACATGGGTGAGAAGCCCTACAAATGCCCcgagtgtgggaagagcttccaCCAGAGCTCCCACCTCATCCggcaccagcgcatccacacgGGGGAGCGCCCCTACAAATGCGGCGAGTGCGGCAAGGCCTTCAGCCAGAGCTCACTACTGACCCGCCACCAGCGCACCCACACTGGGGAGAGACCCTACAAATGTCCTgactgcgggaagagcttcagccGCGGCTCCAACCTCAGCCagcaccagcgcatccacaccGGGGAGCGCCCCTACAAGTGCActgagtgcgggaagagcttcacgCTCAGCTCCCACCTGATCCGCCACCAGCGCACGCACACGGGTGAGCGGCCCTACAAATGCAGCGAGTGCGGCAAGGCCTTCGCCGAGAGCTCCCACCTGCGCCAGCACCGCCGCACCCACCGCTGCGAGCCGCCCTACAAGTGCCCCGACTGTGGGCGCGCCTTCGCCCTGAGCTTGGACTTTGTGCAGCATGTGCGGGAGCACACGGAGCGCCGCCCCTATCACTGCGGGGCCTGCGGGCGCTGCTTCCCCCTCAGCTCGGCCCTCTCGCAGCACCGCAAGAGCCACCACCGCCCCCCGGCCGCCCCCAAGGCCCACCCGTGCGGGGTGTGCGGGAAGGTGTTCAGGAAGAGCTCGCACCTGGTGACCCACCGGCGGGTGCACACGGGCGAGAAGCCCTTCGCCTGTGCGGAGTGCGGGCATGGCTTCAGTCAGAGCGCCGACCTGGCGAAGCACCGGCGCACCCACACCGGCGAGCGGCCCTACCACTGCCCCGAGTGCGGCAAGAGCTTCAGCGTCTCCTCCACCCTGGTCAAGCACCAGCGCAGCCACAAGGGGGAGCGGCCCTACCCCTGCCCCGAGTGCGGCAAgcgcttcagccagagctccaacCTCATGCAGCACCAGCGCAGCCACCGCGGGCACCGGCCCTACCGCTGCACCGAGTGCGGCAAGGCCTTCGCTCAGAGCTCGGCCCTCCTGCAGCACCACCGCACCCACACCGGCGAGAAGCCCTTCGCCTGCCTGCAGTGTGGCAAGGCCTTTAGCCTCAGCTCCAACCTGCGCCAGCACCGGCGTACGCACCGCGAAGA CCGGCCCTACCAGTGCCccgagtgcgggaagagctttgCCCGCAGCACCCTCCTGATCCGGCACCAGCGGATCCACACAGGCGAAAAGCCCTACAAGTGTGGggagtgcgggaagagcttctaCCAGAGCTCCAACCTGGCGCAGCACTGGCGCACCCACACTGAGGAGAAACCTTACAGCTGCCCTGACTGTGGGCGCGGTTTCCGCCACAACGCCCACCTGGCGCAGCACCGGCGCACCCACACTGGCGAGCGCCCCTTCCCCTGCGCCCAGTGCGGCAAGGCCTTCAGCCAGCGCTCCAACCTGCTGCAGCACCGGCGCACCCACACCGGCGAGCGCCCCTTTGTCTGCACCCACTGCGGGAAGGGCTTCGGCGACAGCTCCAACTTGCTGCAGCACCTGCGCACCCACACACCGGAGAGACCCTATCAGTGCCCTGAGTGCGGGCGCAGCTTCCGTCACGGCAAGCATCTGACCCAGCACCGCTCCCTGCACACGGGCCAGAAATCCCACTGCTGCCCTGACTGCGGGAAGGGCTTCAACTGGAGCTCCCACCTCGCCCAGCACCGGCGCATCCACACTGGGGAGCGGCCCTACCAGTGCCCCCAGTGCGGGAAGGCATTCACACAGAGATCCAATCTGTTGCAGCACCAAGCCCTCCATCGCCCTGCCCAGGACCTggctgagcagctgcagatgaACCATGTGGCTTAG
- the SLC5A2 gene encoding sodium/glucose cotransporter 2, giving the protein MEGVPQPRAVINNPADISVIVGYFVLVICVGLWSMCRTNRSTIGGYFLAGRNMVWWPVGASLFASNIGSGHFVGLAGTGAANGLAVAGFEWNALFVVLLLGWLFVPVYLTAGVITMPQYLKKRFGGQRIRIYLSILSLFLYIFTKISVDMFSGAVFIQQALGWNIYVAVIALLVITTIYTVTGGLAALMYTDTVQTFVIIGGAFVLMGFAFHEVGGYQGLFDKYLEAIPSKTLSPVPALYNISATCYQPRPDAFHLLRDPLTGDLPWPALIFGLTIISTWYWCSDQVIVQRCLAGRSLTHVKAGCILCGYLKLLPMFLMVMPGMISRILYPDEVACVVPEDCKRICGTEVGCSNIAYPKLVVTLMPAGLRGLMLAVMLAALMSSLASIFNSSSTLFTMDIYNRLRPRARSKELLIVGRVWILCMVAISIAWIPVVQAAQSGQLFDYIQSIASYLAPPIAAVFFLALFVKRVNEPGAFWGLVGGLLMGLARLLPEFAYGTGSCTFPSACPRLICGVHYLYFAIILFLASVALVVGVSLCTPPIPDKHLHRLVFSLRHSKEERVDLDMEGEAEERRRQEMRQQQGVAANGAVEHVLEVEGPPAGPPQGYVGRRVAWLCSLGGAAQRAPEPGADKEAEETLPDIAEQPTWSRVVNLNAIAMMAVALFLWGYYA; this is encoded by the exons ATGGAGGGGGTGCCGCAGCCCAGGGCCGTCATCAACAACCCTGCCGACATCAGCGTCATCGTGGGCTACTTCGTCCTGGTCATCTGCGTAGGGCTCTGG TCTATGTGCCGCACCAACCGGAGCACCATCGGGGGTTACTTCCTGGCTGGTAGGAACATGGTCTGGTGGCCT GTGGGCGCGTCTCTCTTTGCCAGTAACATTGGCAGTGGGCACTTCGTGGGGCTGGCTGGCACCGGTGCTGCCAATGGCCTGGCTGTGGCCGGCTTCGAGTGGAAT GCTCTCTTCGTGGTTCTCCTCCTGGGATGGCTCTTCGTACCTGTCTACCTCACTGCCGGG GTGATCACAATGCCCCAGTATCTGAAGAAACGATTTGGGGGCCAGCGAATCCGGATCTATCTGTCCATCCTGTCCCTCTTTCTCTACATCTTCACTAAAATCTCA GTGGACATGTTCTCGGGGGCTGTTTTTATccagcaggctctgggctggaatatCTATGTCGCTGTCATTGCCCTGCTCGTAATTACCACCATATACACTGTGACAG GGGGGCTGGCAGCCCTGATGTACACCGACACGGTGCAAACCTTCGTCATCATTGGGGGAGCCTTCGTCCTCATGGGCTTTG CATTTCACGAGGTGGGGGGCTACCAGGGGCTCTTTGACAAGTACCTGGAGGCCATTCCCAGCAAGACCCTCTCTCCAGTCCCAGCCCTGTACAACATCTCAGCCACCTGCTACCAGCCCCGCCCCGATGCCTTCCACCTCCTCCGTGACCCCCTGACGGGAGACCTCCCCTGGCCAGCGCTAATCTTCGGCCTCACCATCATCTCCACCTGGTACTGGTGCAGCGACCAG GTGATTGTGCAGCGTTGCCTAGCAGGCAGGAGCCTGACCCACGTCAAAGCCGGCTGCATCCTCTGTGGCTACCTGAAGTTATTGCCCATGTTCCTCATGGTGATGCCAGGCATGATCAGCCGCATCCTCTACCCAG ACGAGGTGGCCTGCGTGGTGCCAGAGGACTGCAAGCGGATCTGTGGCACTGAAGTCGGCTGCTCCAACATTGCCTACCCCAAGCTGGTGGTGACGCTCATGCCTGCCG GTCTGCGGGGGTTGATGCTGGCCGTGATGCTGGCCGCCCTGATGAGCTCCCTGGCCTCAATCTTCAATAGCAGCAGCACCCTCTTCACCATGGACATCTACAACCGCCTGCGGCCCCGGGCCAGGAGCAAGGAGCTGCTGATTGTGGGCAG GGTGTGGATCTTGTGCATGGTGGCCATCAGCATTGCCTGGATCCCAGTGGTGCAGGCAGCGCAGAGCGGGCAACTCTTCGATTACATCCAGTCCATCGCCAGTTACCTGGCGCCACCCATCGCGGCCGTCTTCTTCCTCGCCCTGTTCGTCAAGAGGGTCAACGAGCCC GGTGCATTCTGGGGGCTGGTCGGGGGGCTGCTGATGGGCCTGGCCCGTCTGCTGCCTGAATTCGCCTATGGCACTGGCAGCTGCACCTTCCCCAGTGCCTGCCCCCGCCTCATCTGCGGGGTGCACTACCTGTACTTCGCCATCATCCTCTTCCTTGCCAGCGTCGCCCTGGTGGTGGGGGTATCGCTTTGCACCCCACCCATCCCTGACAAGCAC CTACACCGGCTGGTGTTCAGCCTGCGTCACAGCAAGGAGGAGCGCGTGGACCTGGACATGGAGGGGGAGGcggaggagaggaggaggcaagaaatgaggcagcagcagggagtggCCGCGAACGGGGCTGTGGAGCACGTGCTGGAGGTGGAAG GCCCCCCGGCAGGTCCGCCCCAGGGCTACGTGGGGCGCCGCGTGGCCTggctctgcagcctggggggcgCGGCGCAGCGGGCGCCGGAGCCGGGTGCGGACAAAGAGGCCGAGGAGACGCTGCCGGACATCGCGGAGCAGCCGACCTGGAGCCGGGTCGTCAACCTCAACGCCATCGCCATGATGGCCGTCGCCCTCTTCCTGTGGGGCTATTATGCCTGA
- the LOC119856548 gene encoding phosphatidylserine decarboxylase proenzyme, mitochondrial-like isoform X3: protein MAIPRLSLRRPLPRVPGHALRLCSWQILKPFTHAGLQPTSKAVYRRAPTRLLSRLWGVLTGLALPRWLWRPLLALYVWAFSVNMAEAAEEDLSSYRSLGELFRRPLKPWVRPIALHDMVSPADGCIVHLGRVRRNRLEQVKGVTYSLESFLGPQDWREGGGRGLSPWWHRGHRLYQCVIYLAPGDYHRFHSPTNWHIQHRRHFPGSLMSDLRTNCACHVQGRYHDRSYLACAGPAGVPAPKGASLGEFNLGSTIVLLFQGPRRFGFHTSAGRRVRVGQALGSL, encoded by the exons ATGGCCATCCCCAGGCTCTCCCTGCGGCGCCCTCTACCCCGGGTGCCTGGCCATGCCCTGCGGCTCTGCTCCTGGCAGATTCTCAAGCCCTTCACCCatgctgggctgcagcccaccagcaag GCCGTGTACCGCCGCGCCCCCACCCGGCTGCTCTCACGACTCTGGGGGGTGCTGACTGGGCTGGCGCTGCCCCGCTGGCtgtggcgccccctgctggcgcTCTACGTCTGGGCCTTCTCCGTCAACATGGCCGAGGCGGCTGAGGAAGATCTGAGCAGCTACCGCAGCCTTGGGGAGCTCTTCCGGCGCCCGCTCAAGCCCTGGGTGCGTCCCATCGCACTCCATGACATG GTCAGCCCAGCAGACGGCTGCATCGTGCACCTGGGCCGGGTGCGGAGGAACCGCCTGGAGCAGGTGAAGGGGGTGACATACTCCCTGGAGAGCTTCCTCGGGCCCCAGGACTGGAGAGAAGGTGGGG GCCGAGGTCTCTCCCCATGGTGGCACCGGGGGCATCGGCTCTATCAGTGCGTCATCTATCTGGCGCCGGGCGACTACCACCGCTTCCACTCGCCCACCAACTGGCACATCCAGCACCGCCGGCACTTCCCTG GGTCCCTGATGTCG GACCTTCGCACCAATTGCGCCTGCCACGTGCAGGGCCGCTACCATGACCGCAGCTACTTGGCCTGCGCGGGGCCAGCCGGGGTCCCCGCACCCAAGGGGGCCAGCCTGGGCGAGTTCAACCTGGGCTCCACCATCGTCCTCCTTTTCCAGGGGCCCCGGCGCTTTGGCTTCCACACCAGTGCTGGGCGCAGGGTGCGTGTGGGGCAGGCGCTGGGCAGCCTATGA
- the LOC119856548 gene encoding phosphatidylserine decarboxylase proenzyme, mitochondrial-like isoform X1 — MAIPRLSLRRPLPRVPGHALRLCSWQILKPFTHAGLQPTSKAVYRRAPTRLLSRLWGVLTGLALPRWLWRPLLALYVWAFSVNMAEAAEEDLSSYRSLGELFRRPLKPWVRPIALHDMVSPADGCIVHLGRVRRNRLEQVKGVTYSLESFLGPQDWREGGGRGLSPWWHRGHRLYQCVIYLAPGDYHRFHSPTNWHIQHRRHFPGSLMSVSPSVVRWIPGLFCHNERVVLSGEWAHGFFSLTAVGATNVGSIRIYCDQDLRTNCACHVQGRYHDRSYLACAGPAGVPAPKGASLGEFNLGSTIVLLFQGPRRFGFHTSAGRRVRVGQALGSL; from the exons ATGGCCATCCCCAGGCTCTCCCTGCGGCGCCCTCTACCCCGGGTGCCTGGCCATGCCCTGCGGCTCTGCTCCTGGCAGATTCTCAAGCCCTTCACCCatgctgggctgcagcccaccagcaag GCCGTGTACCGCCGCGCCCCCACCCGGCTGCTCTCACGACTCTGGGGGGTGCTGACTGGGCTGGCGCTGCCCCGCTGGCtgtggcgccccctgctggcgcTCTACGTCTGGGCCTTCTCCGTCAACATGGCCGAGGCGGCTGAGGAAGATCTGAGCAGCTACCGCAGCCTTGGGGAGCTCTTCCGGCGCCCGCTCAAGCCCTGGGTGCGTCCCATCGCACTCCATGACATG GTCAGCCCAGCAGACGGCTGCATCGTGCACCTGGGCCGGGTGCGGAGGAACCGCCTGGAGCAGGTGAAGGGGGTGACATACTCCCTGGAGAGCTTCCTCGGGCCCCAGGACTGGAGAGAAGGTGGGG GCCGAGGTCTCTCCCCATGGTGGCACCGGGGGCATCGGCTCTATCAGTGCGTCATCTATCTGGCGCCGGGCGACTACCACCGCTTCCACTCGCCCACCAACTGGCACATCCAGCACCGCCGGCACTTCCCTG GGTCCCTGATGTCGGTGAGCCCGAGTGTGGTGCGCTGGATCCCGGGGCTGTTCTGCCACAACGAGCGGGTGGTGCTGAGCGGGGAATGGGCCCACGGCTTCTTCTCCCTGACTGCTGTGGGGGCCACCAACGTGGGCTCCATCCGCATCTACTGTGaccag GACCTTCGCACCAATTGCGCCTGCCACGTGCAGGGCCGCTACCATGACCGCAGCTACTTGGCCTGCGCGGGGCCAGCCGGGGTCCCCGCACCCAAGGGGGCCAGCCTGGGCGAGTTCAACCTGGGCTCCACCATCGTCCTCCTTTTCCAGGGGCCCCGGCGCTTTGGCTTCCACACCAGTGCTGGGCGCAGGGTGCGTGTGGGGCAGGCGCTGGGCAGCCTATGA
- the RUSF1 gene encoding RUS family member 1: MPSLGVQPLCTEQYGSRGARCYLPSPDGRLNCVGDEPGRVGWRSLKEIFMSVFLPQGYPESVSQDYLPYQIWDTVQAFASSITGALATQAVLKGVGVGDQTSTVAAATVTWILKDGTGMLGRILFAWMKGSKLDCDAKQWRLFADGLNDLAIFMEILAPTFPACFTLIICTSGFFKCIVGVAGGATRAALTMHQARRDNMADVSAKDGSQETLVNLAGLLVSLLLIPLVTDRLQLTYALYGLFTALHLYANYRAVRAVCMETLNRARLRLALRHFLCQGRVPMPAHANPQEPLLPEFQRHLRVTLGAPLHLLVSSAAEFQQACEGNSRNYLIALNRKAGTVAVALRHGASSVDTIQACSHALLLETLLCQALPPGAVEGEKLQKLERQLCGAPDGEVWAALTETHQLLDRLFPRFLAGLVSAGWVTDRNLLGAEEWRLDWTPKDKKVL, from the exons ATGCCCAGCCTGGGGGTGCAGCCACTCTGCACGGAGCAGTATGGCTCCCGTGGTGCCCGGTGCTACCTGCCCTCACCCGACGGGCGCCTAAACTGTGTGGGGGATGAGCCAGGGCGAGTGGGATGGCGCTCGCTAAAGGAGATCTTCATG TCCGTGTTTCTGCCCCAGGGGTACCCCGAGAGTGTGAGCCAGGACTACCTGCCCTACCAGATATGGGACACCGTGCAG GCCTTTGCCAGCAGCATCACCGGGGCGCTGGCCACGCAGGCCGTGCTGAAGGGGGTGGGCGTGGGGGACCAGACGTCGACTGTTGCTGCAGCCACCGTTACCTGGATACTCAAAG ACGGGACGGGGATGCTTGGCCGGATCCTTTTTGCCTGGATGAAAGG gagCAAACTGGACTGTGACGCCAAGCAGTGGAG GCTCTTTGCAGATGGGCTCAATGACCTGGCCATCTTCATGGAGATCTTGGCCCCTACCTTCCCAGCATGCTTCACTCTCATCATCTGCACCAGCGGCTTCTTCAAG tgCATCGTGGGAGTAGCCGGAGGCGCCACCCGGGCAGCCCTCACCATGCACCAGGCCCGGCGGGACAACATGGCGGACGTTTCGGCCAAAGATGGGAGCCAG gagACCCTGGTGAATTTAGCCGGCCTGCTCGtcagcctcctcctcatccccctcGTCACCGACAGGCTCCA gCTCACCTACGCCCTCTATGGCCTGTTCACGGCTCTACACCTCTACGCCAACTACCGGGCCGTGCGCGCCGTCTGCATGGAGACGCTCAACCGGGCCCGGCTGCGCCTCGCCCTGCGCCACTTCCTGTGCCAGGGCAGGGTCCCCATGCCCGCGCATGCCAACCCGCAGGAACCCCTGCTGCCAG AATTCCAGCGGCATCTCAGGGTAACTCTGGGCGCCCCACTCCACCTGCTGGTCTCCAG CGCAGCTGAGTTCCAGCAGGCCTGCGAGGGCAACTCGAGGAACTATTTAATCGCTCTGAACCGAAAAGCTG GCACCGTGGCCGTGGCCCTGCGCCATGGGGCGAGCAGTGTGGACACCATCCAGGCGTGTTCCCACGCCCTGCTGCTGGAGaccctgctgtgccaggccctgcccccgggtgcagtggagggagagaagCTTCAGAAGCTGGAAAGGCAGCTGTGTGGAG CCCCTGACGGAGAGGTCTGGGCTGCACTAACGGAAACTCACCAGCTGCTGGACAGGCTGTTCCCCCGGTTCCTAGCAG GGCTAGTCTCAGCGGGCTGGGTCACAGATCGGAACCTGCTTGGAGCAGAGGAGTGGCGTCTGGATTGGACCCCAAAGGACAAGAAAGTCCTGTag